In a genomic window of Tachysurus vachellii isolate PV-2020 chromosome 13, HZAU_Pvac_v1, whole genome shotgun sequence:
- the LOC132856391 gene encoding uncharacterized protein LOC132856391, whose protein sequence is MRKRGERRNRRHIQLLPEEVPEKTEIMTSSDQTHTRSLELCKVPSCFKLSTIVPFPKKPSITGLNDYRPVALTSVVMKTVAFEQLVLAHLKSVTEQMLDPLQFAYHVNSSVEDAVNIGLHYILQHLDCPGTYARILFVDFSSAFNTIIPEILHSKLLKLTIPPSSQLRQWITSFLTDRKQQVRLQQPGVICGGLQVSGYYHFPRPELGVQHKLYHQKGPAEDVLSTSIKEVWSATGDVDAVLHCSHRICPVHIHHHLVWCSNKTGQKQTATHG, encoded by the exons ATGagaaagaggggagagaggagaaaCCGCAGGCATATTCAGTTATTGCCTGAAGAAGTTCCAGAAAAGACTGAAATAATGACAAGttcagaccagacacacacaag atctctggagctgtgtaaagtcccctcctgctttaaactctccacaatcGTCCCATtccccaagaaaccctccatcactggactaaatgactacaggcctgtcgctctgacatctgttgtcatgaagacAGTTgcctttgaacagctggtattggcccacctaaagtctgtcacagaacagatgctggatcccctacaaTTTGCCTACCATGTAAACAGTTCAGTGGAGgacgcagtcaacattggactgcactacattctgcaacacctggactgcccagggacatacgcccggattctgtttgttgactttagttcggcttttaatacaataattccggaaattcttcactccaaactcctaaagctcactatacccccttccaGTCAGTTacgtcagtggatcaccagcttcctgacagacaggaaacaacaggtgagactccAACAGCctggtgtcatctgtggaggccttcaagtttctgggtactaccatttcccaagacctgaattgggagtgcaacataaactctatcatcaaaaaggcccagcagaggatgtactttctacgtcaattaaggaagtatggtctgccacaggagatgttgatgctgttctacactgcagtcatagaatctgtcctgtgcacatccatcaccatctggtttggtgcagcaacaaaacaggacagaaacagactgcaacacacggttag